In Tessaracoccus flavus, the following are encoded in one genomic region:
- a CDS encoding AzlC family ABC transporter permease: MSLAPPIASTVRALTPAQRRGLSVGLATGLYGISFGALAVTAGLSVWQASALSALMFTGGSQFAFIGVVAGGGALGSATAAASLLGVRNALYGVTANAMLRPHGWRKLLAAQVTIDESIATASGQDDPDEERRGFWTAGAAVFVLWNLFTLVGALAGNALGDPTVWGLDGAAVAAFLGLLWPRLSGRDPIAIAVVAAAVTLLAVPVVPAGLPIILAALVAALMTWAHVRSRQR; encoded by the coding sequence GTGAGCCTCGCACCACCGATCGCCTCCACGGTCCGCGCCCTCACCCCGGCACAGCGTCGAGGCCTTTCCGTGGGTCTGGCCACGGGCCTCTACGGGATCTCGTTCGGAGCTCTGGCCGTCACCGCCGGGCTCAGCGTGTGGCAGGCCTCGGCGCTCAGCGCGCTGATGTTCACCGGAGGCAGCCAGTTCGCCTTCATCGGGGTCGTCGCCGGGGGCGGCGCACTCGGATCCGCGACGGCTGCGGCGTCGCTGCTCGGGGTGCGCAATGCCCTGTACGGGGTGACGGCCAACGCCATGCTGCGCCCCCACGGCTGGCGCAAGCTGCTCGCCGCGCAGGTGACGATCGACGAGTCCATCGCGACCGCGTCGGGTCAAGATGATCCGGATGAGGAACGGCGCGGCTTCTGGACCGCGGGTGCAGCGGTCTTTGTGCTGTGGAACCTCTTCACGCTCGTGGGAGCGCTGGCCGGCAACGCGTTGGGCGATCCGACGGTCTGGGGTCTCGACGGCGCGGCCGTCGCGGCCTTCCTCGGCCTGCTCTGGCCGCGGCTGAGCGGTCGGGACCCGATCGCGATCGCGGTGGTCGCGGCGGCCGTGACGCTGCTCGCGGTCCCGGTGGTGCCAGCAGGGCTCCCGATCATCCTGGCCGCATTGGTGGCGGCCCTGATGACGTGGGCGCACGTAAGGAGTAGGCAGCGGTGA
- a CDS encoding sensor histidine kinase yields MIGSWWIRFRRGLGRLLSGQSLQWRLAFMTGASVALSVLLVGSAVFAITRWSLLEQLDRELVGVAQSAARSIQQSVADGQDGFRLELLGSADGLLSVVSSDGTVVSLPGESAAILPQSDEIAVARLRSGSSARTVIADGITYRAVSVPLNLTDGDYAVMYARPTAALEATLASLWLVMVAAGILGLMTSTIAALWTAQAVLAPVRRLSQAVKSVTQTDQLNPIRIYGRDDLGELTRSFNTMLKSLQTSREQQTQLIADAGHELRTPLTSMRTNVELLVADEKSGMLPDGARAVILADVAAQLGEFSALIGDLVALTRDDHLQRPHEPLDLAEVVDSAIARAKRRGPGIHFDIQLEPTPIMGDASTLERAITNLLDNAVKFSPPDGTITVHLEGGALTVIDDGPGIDEDDLPLIFDRFFRSDKARNTPGTGLGLSIVLHTTHAHGGTVKASNAPGRGARFVLRLPVVDLVEHEQ; encoded by the coding sequence GTGATCGGTAGCTGGTGGATCAGGTTCCGCCGCGGCCTCGGCCGTCTCCTGAGTGGCCAGTCGCTTCAATGGCGGCTGGCCTTCATGACGGGGGCGTCCGTGGCACTGTCGGTGCTGCTGGTCGGCTCCGCCGTCTTCGCGATCACCCGCTGGTCGCTGCTCGAGCAGCTCGACCGTGAGCTAGTCGGGGTCGCCCAGTCCGCCGCCCGGTCGATCCAGCAGAGCGTTGCCGACGGTCAGGACGGGTTCCGGCTGGAGCTGTTGGGCTCGGCGGACGGCCTGCTGAGCGTCGTCTCCTCCGACGGCACTGTGGTCAGCCTCCCCGGGGAGAGCGCAGCGATCCTGCCGCAGTCGGACGAGATCGCGGTGGCGCGGCTGCGCTCGGGGTCGTCGGCGAGGACCGTGATCGCTGACGGCATCACCTACCGCGCCGTGTCGGTGCCGCTGAATCTGACCGACGGCGACTACGCCGTTATGTACGCGCGGCCCACCGCCGCCCTCGAGGCCACCCTGGCGTCGCTGTGGCTGGTGATGGTGGCGGCCGGGATCCTGGGCCTCATGACGTCAACCATCGCCGCGCTGTGGACGGCCCAAGCCGTGCTCGCACCCGTGCGGCGACTCTCCCAGGCCGTCAAGTCCGTCACCCAGACCGACCAGCTCAACCCCATCCGGATCTACGGGCGCGACGATCTCGGGGAGCTCACCCGCTCGTTCAACACGATGCTCAAGTCGCTCCAGACGTCAAGGGAGCAGCAGACGCAGCTCATCGCCGACGCCGGGCACGAACTTCGCACGCCGCTCACGTCGATGCGCACCAACGTCGAACTGCTCGTGGCCGACGAGAAGTCCGGCATGCTCCCCGACGGCGCGCGGGCTGTGATCCTCGCCGACGTGGCCGCTCAGCTCGGGGAGTTCTCGGCCCTCATCGGCGACCTCGTGGCGCTGACCCGCGACGATCATCTGCAACGCCCCCACGAGCCCCTCGACCTGGCCGAGGTGGTGGATTCCGCCATCGCCCGTGCCAAGCGGCGCGGCCCCGGAATCCACTTCGACATCCAACTCGAACCCACCCCGATCATGGGCGACGCCTCGACTCTGGAGCGCGCCATTACGAACCTGCTCGACAACGCCGTGAAGTTCTCTCCGCCGGACGGCACGATCACCGTCCACCTCGAGGGCGGGGCACTCACTGTCATCGACGACGGCCCTGGCATCGACGAGGACGACCTGCCGTTGATCTTCGACCGGTTCTTCCGGTCCGACAAGGCCCGCAACACTCCCGGCACCGGGCTGGGCCTGTCCATCGTGCTGCACACCACACACGCCCACGGAGGCACCGTCAAGGCCAGCAACGCGCCCGGCCGCGGGGCGAGGTTCGTGCTGCGCCTGCCTGTCGTCGACCTCGTCGAGCACGAGCAGTGA
- a CDS encoding response regulator transcription factor, with protein MQILVVDDDQAVRDSLARSLTYSGDEVVTAADGVEALAKLVGYTPDAIIMDVMMPRLDGLETTRMLRQGGNDTPILILTARDAVGDRVDGLDAGADDYMVKPFALDELLARLRALTRRSKPSTETETKVLTFQDVTLDTQHREVTRAGQHISLTRTEFALLQVFMEHPRRVLERNTLLNEVWGFEFPTTANSLEVYIGYLRRKTEAGGKPRLIHTVRGIGYVLRETPP; from the coding sequence ATGCAGATCTTGGTGGTGGATGACGATCAGGCTGTGCGCGACTCGCTGGCCCGGTCACTGACCTATTCCGGCGACGAGGTGGTCACCGCAGCCGACGGCGTCGAGGCGCTGGCGAAACTCGTCGGCTACACGCCCGACGCCATCATCATGGACGTCATGATGCCCCGCCTCGACGGGCTGGAGACCACGCGGATGCTCCGCCAGGGCGGCAACGACACGCCCATCCTCATCCTCACCGCGCGCGATGCCGTCGGAGATCGCGTCGACGGTCTGGACGCAGGCGCTGACGATTACATGGTCAAGCCCTTCGCCCTCGACGAACTCCTGGCCCGCCTTCGCGCGCTGACCCGTCGCTCCAAGCCGTCGACCGAGACCGAAACGAAGGTGCTGACCTTCCAGGACGTCACCCTCGATACCCAGCACCGCGAGGTCACCCGGGCGGGCCAACACATCTCGCTGACCCGCACTGAGTTCGCGCTGCTGCAGGTGTTCATGGAGCATCCCCGGCGCGTGCTGGAGCGCAACACCCTGCTCAATGAGGTCTGGGGCTTCGAGTTCCCGACGACCGCCAACTCCCTCGAGGTCTACATCGGCTACCTCCGGCGCAAGACGGAGGCCGGCGGCAAGCCACGGCTCATCCACACCGTCCGGGGGATCGGATACGTCCTGCGTGAAACTCCCCCGTGA
- a CDS encoding AzlD domain-containing protein, producing MSVWLWILAACLIAFGTKLVGYLLPERWLENPWVLPLSHGVTVGLLASLVATSTFSSGQSLAVDARLVALLAAAAALRVKAPYLVVVIVGAVAAALARLIGL from the coding sequence GTGAGTGTCTGGCTCTGGATCCTTGCGGCGTGCCTCATCGCCTTCGGCACGAAGCTGGTCGGCTACCTGCTCCCCGAGCGATGGCTCGAGAACCCGTGGGTGCTGCCGCTCAGCCATGGGGTGACCGTCGGCCTCCTGGCATCGCTGGTTGCCACGAGCACGTTCAGCTCTGGGCAGTCGCTGGCGGTGGACGCACGGCTCGTTGCGTTGCTGGCCGCTGCCGCGGCGCTCCGGGTCAAGGCTCCGTACCTCGTGGTGGTCATCGTCGGCGCGGTTGCCGCTGCGCTCGCCCGCCTTATCGGGCTCTGA